One genomic region from Prunus persica cultivar Lovell chromosome G3, Prunus_persica_NCBIv2, whole genome shotgun sequence encodes:
- the LOC18784457 gene encoding cinnamoyl-CoA reductase 1 produces the protein MPADSSSVSGHGQTVCVTGAGGFIASWIVKLLLERGYTVRGTLRNPDDPKNAHLRELEGAQERLSLRKADLLDYESLKEAINGCDGVFHTASPVTDDPEQMVEPAVNGTKNVIVAAAEAKVKRVVFTSSIGAVYMDPTRGPDVVVDESCWSDLEFCKNTKNWYCYGKAVAEQAAWEEAKAKGVDLVVVNPVLVLGPLLQPTINASIIHVLKYLTGSAKTYANSVQAYVHVRDVALAHILVYEIPSASGRYLCAESVLHRGDVVEILAKFFPEYPIPTKCSDEVKPRVKPYKFSNQKLQDLGLEFTPVKQCLYDTVKSLQEKGHLAVPKPQEDSIKIQS, from the exons ATGCCTGCCGATAGTTCTTCAGTTTCAGGCCATGGCCAAACTGTTTGTGTAACCGGAGCTGGAGGCTTCATTGCTTCCTGGATTGTCAAACTATTGCTAGAAAGAGGCTACACTGTTAGGGGAACCTTGAGAAACCCAG ATGACCCAAAGAATGCTCATTTGAGGGAGCTTGAGGGAGCTCAAGAGAGGTTAAGTTTGCGTAAAGCTGATCTTCTTGACTATGAGAGCCTCAAAGAAGCCATCAACGGCTGTGATGGCGTTTTTCACACAGCATCACCTGTTACGGATGACCca GAACAAATGGTGGAGCCCGCGGTGAATGGAACAAAGAATGTGATTGTTgcggcagcagaagctaaggTTAAACGGGTGGTGTTCACGTCGTCAATCGGTGCGGTGTACATGGACCCCACCAGGGGCCCTGATGTGGTGGTCGATGAATCTTGTTGGAGTGATCTTGAATTCTGCAAGAACACCAAG AACTGGTACTGCTATGGGAAAGCAGTGGCAGAGCAGGCAGCATGGGAAGAGGCCAAGGCGAAAGGGGTGgatttggtggtggtgaacCCAGTTTTGGTGCTTGGACCACTTCTGCAACCAACCATCAACGCCAGCATCATCCACGTCCTCAAGTACCTCACAGGCTCAGCCAAGACTTATGCCAATTCTGTGCAGGCCTATGTGCATGTTAGGGACGTGGCTCTGGCCCACATTCTGGTGTATGAAATTCCATCTGCCTCTGGAAGGTACCTTTGTGCTGAGAGTGTGCTTCATCGTGGAGATGTGGTGGAAATCCTAGCCAAGTTCTTCCCAGAGTACCCAATTCCCACCAA GTGCTCAGATGAAGTCAAACCCAGAGTAAAACCGTACAAGTTCTCGAACCAGAAGCTACAAGACTTGGGCTTGGAGTTCACCCCAGTGAAACAGTGCCTATATGACACTGTCAAGAGCTTGCAGGAGAAGGGCCACCTTGCAGTGCCTAAACCACAAGAAGATTCCATTAAAATTCAATCTTAA
- the LOC18782193 gene encoding metal transporter Nramp6, which yields MAVTSSNSERPQFIASTGNRSFSNAPLIENTDTDQIVVPDKTSWKNLFAYMGPGFLVSIAYIDPGNFETDLQSGAQYKYGLLWIILVASCAALIIQSLAANLGVVTGKHLAEHCRAEYPRVTNFILWVLAEISIVACDIPEVIGTAFALNMLFNIPIWIGVLLTGLSTLLLLALQQYGVRKLEFLIAFLVLTIAGCFFAELGYAKPDAAEVLNGLFVPQLKGSGATGLAISLLGAMVMPHNLFLHSALVLSRKIPRSVCGIKEACRFYMIESGFALMVAFLINVSVISVSGAVCNSADLNAEDQMNCTDLDLNKASFLLRNVLGSWSSKLFAVALLASGQSSTITGTYAGQYVMQGFLDLRLKPWLRNFLTRCLAIVPSLIVAVIGGSAGAGKLIIIASMILSFELPFALIPLLKFTSSKTKMGAYANSTAISAITWIIGSLLMAINVYYLISRFIKLLLHSHFKVLAVVFLGILGFSGMGLYLAGIAYLVFRKNKEATHLLALTTPESRQLANEQQGNASMYCLAREDIVSMQLPQRRSTEDFD from the exons ATGGCTGTGACGAGTTCGAATTCTGAGCGGCCACAGTTCATTGCAAGCACTGGAAACCGAAGCTTCTCAAATGCGCCGCTGATTGAGAACACAGATACAGATCAAATTGTTGTTCCTGAT AAGACAAGCTGGAAAAACCTATTTGCCTATATGGGTCCGGGgtttcttgtttcaattgCGTATATAGATCCTGGAAATT TTGAGACGGACTTGCAGTCAGGGGCACAATACAAGTACGGG CTACTTTGGATAATATTGGTTGCTTCATGTGCTGCTCTCATCATTCAGTCCCTTGCAGCCAATCTCGGGGTAGTCACAG GAAAGCATTTGGCAGAGCACTGTCGAGCTGAATATCCTAGAGTAACAAACTTCATCCTTTGGGTTCTTGCTGAGATTTCTATAGTTGCATGTGACATTCCTGAAG TGATTGGAACTGCCTTTGCATTGAACATGCTCTTCAACATACCCATATGGATTGGCGTTCTTCTGACAGGACTTAGTACATTGCTTCTTCTTGCATTACAACAGTATGGG GTTAGGAAACTTGAATTCTTGATTGCATTCCTTGTACTCACAATTGCTGGATGCTTCTTTGCTGAGCTTGGCTACGCAAAACCTGATGCCGCTGAAGTTTTGAACGGGCTTTTTGTTCCTCAACTCAAAGGAAGTGGCGCTACTGGTCTTGCAATTTCACTTCTTGGTGCTATGGTTATGCC GCACAATCTCTTCCTCCACTCTGCGTTGGTGCTCTCTAGGAAAATACCACGATCTGTCTGTGGCATCAAA GAAGCATGCAGATTTTATATGATAGAAAGTGGCTTTGCTCTCATGGTGGCCTTCCTAATAAATGTGTCCGTTATTTCTGTAAGTGGTGCAGTTTGCAATTCCGCAGATTTGAATGCAGAAGATCAGATGAACTGCACGGACTTGGATTTGAATAAAGCTTCCTTTTTACTAAGA AATGTTTTAGGTAGTTGGAGTTCCAAACTTTTTGCTGTAGCATTGCTGGCATCAGGTCAAAGTTCTACTATAACAGGAACATATGCAGGGCAATATGTTATGCAG GGCTTTCTAGATTTACGACTGAAACCATGGCTTCGGAACTTCTTAACAAGATGCTTGGCAATAGTCCCTAGTTTAATTGTTGCAGTTATTGGTGGCTCTGCTGGGGCTGGAAAGCTGATTATTATTGCATCA ATGATTCTATCGTTTGAGCTGCCTTTTGCTCTTATTCCGCTTCTCAAGTTCACCAGCAGCAAGACCAAGATGGGAGCATATGCCAACTCTACCGCG ATTTCTGCTATCACTTGGATCATTGGTTCTCTGCTCATGGCCATAAATGTATACTATTTGATTAGTAGATTTATCAAGTTGCTTCTTCATAGCCACTTCAAAGTTCTGGCCGTCGTCTTTCTTGGAATTTTAGGATTCTCAGGTATGGGATTGTATTTGGCCGGAATTGCATATCTGGTTTTCCGTAAAAATAAAGAGGCAACGCATCTTTTGGCTTTAACAACACCTGAAAGCAGACAACTGGCAAATGAGCAGCAGGGTAATGCATCGATGTACTGTCTGGCAAGAGAAGACATCGTGAGCATGCAGCTCCCTCAAAGGAGGTCTACCGAAGATTTCGACTGA